The Kordia sp. SMS9 genome window below encodes:
- the nadE gene encoding NAD(+) synthase — MQTDKVIDHIVAWLKEYATNARVNGFVVGVSGGIDSAVTSSLCAKTGLPTLCIEMPIHQAKSHVTRAQEHIKQLKERFDNVTDTRVDLTPVFEEFKTEVSLEGAQATVDMALANTRARLRMTTLYYHAGLLGRLVAGTGNKVEDFGVGFYTKYGDGGVDLSPIADLMKSEVYQLGDALKVPESIMKAAPSDGLFGDARSDEDQIGANYDELEWAMRMDDAGKTIEDFTGRQQEVFKIYKRYNTANQHKMIPIPVCSIPQNLT, encoded by the coding sequence ATGCAAACTGACAAGGTTATAGACCATATTGTAGCATGGTTAAAAGAGTACGCTACCAACGCAAGAGTGAATGGATTTGTTGTAGGAGTTTCGGGTGGAATTGACTCGGCAGTAACGTCTTCTTTATGTGCGAAAACAGGATTGCCAACATTATGTATTGAAATGCCAATTCATCAAGCAAAAAGTCACGTGACGCGTGCGCAGGAACATATCAAACAATTGAAAGAACGTTTTGACAATGTCACGGATACGCGTGTAGATTTGACGCCCGTTTTTGAAGAGTTTAAAACAGAAGTTTCTTTGGAAGGCGCTCAAGCAACCGTTGACATGGCACTAGCAAACACCAGAGCGCGTTTACGTATGACTACATTGTATTATCACGCTGGTTTACTAGGAAGATTGGTGGCAGGAACTGGAAATAAAGTAGAAGATTTTGGCGTAGGTTTTTATACTAAATATGGTGATGGCGGTGTAGATTTAAGTCCAATTGCTGACTTAATGAAAAGCGAAGTATATCAATTAGGAGACGCTTTAAAAGTGCCAGAATCTATTATGAAAGCAGCGCCATCTGATGGTTTGTTTGGCGATGCCCGAAGCGATGAAGACCAGATTGGCGCGAACTACGACGAGTTAGAGTGGGCAATGCGTATGGACGATGCAGGAAAAACAATCGAAGACTTTACTGGAAGACAACAAGAAGTGTTCAAAATTTACAAAAGATATAATACTGCGAACCAACATAAAATGATTCCAATTCCAGTCTGCTCAATACCGCAAAATCTTACATAA
- the gldB gene encoding gliding motility lipoprotein GldB — MIKKLVYLCVLLVIGCAKENSLEKEIAAIPLDVNVVRFDQVFLDATPSDLPKLKKAYPLFFPSNVPDSTWIYTMNDPLQKELKTEIDAVFSDFASVHRNMKSVLQHIAFYFPEYKTPKVFTVTSEDYRKKVILLKDKILIALNIYLGADHPFYEGIQQYISHNFEKEMIPVDIATEFAFTQVPPLRERSFLGKMIYYGKIQYITSLLVPKVSTAMQFGYTKQQANWASVNETQIWTHFIEKDLLYSTDQKLEARFLNVAPFSKFYLALDNESPGGIGRFIGYRIVKAYMENNDVSLQNLLGKSSKEIFNNSKYKPKK; from the coding sequence ATGATAAAAAAGCTAGTGTATCTGTGTGTATTATTGGTCATTGGATGTGCCAAAGAAAATTCGCTTGAAAAAGAAATTGCGGCAATTCCGTTAGATGTAAATGTCGTTCGTTTTGATCAAGTTTTTTTAGATGCAACACCATCCGACTTGCCAAAACTAAAAAAAGCATATCCGTTATTTTTTCCAAGCAATGTTCCTGATTCTACATGGATTTACACCATGAATGATCCTTTACAAAAAGAATTGAAAACAGAGATTGATGCTGTTTTTTCAGACTTTGCATCTGTACATCGCAATATGAAGTCCGTCTTGCAACATATAGCGTTTTACTTTCCCGAATACAAGACGCCAAAAGTATTTACGGTAACTTCTGAAGATTATCGCAAAAAAGTCATTCTGCTTAAAGATAAAATTCTAATTGCACTCAATATATATTTAGGAGCAGATCATCCATTTTATGAAGGTATTCAGCAATACATTTCGCATAATTTTGAAAAAGAAATGATTCCTGTGGATATTGCTACAGAGTTTGCCTTTACTCAAGTGCCGCCTTTACGGGAACGTTCTTTTTTAGGGAAAATGATTTACTATGGAAAAATACAATATATTACGTCATTATTAGTGCCAAAAGTAAGTACAGCAATGCAATTTGGATATACAAAACAGCAAGCAAATTGGGCATCAGTAAATGAAACGCAAATTTGGACGCACTTTATTGAAAAAGATTTGTTGTATAGCACGGATCAAAAATTAGAGGCGCGTTTTTTGAATGTAGCGCCATTCTCCAAATTTTATTTAGCCTTAGACAACGAATCTCCAGGTGGAATTGGTCGCTTTATAGGATATCGTATTGTGAAAGCATATATGGAAAATAATGATGTATCTTTGCAAAATCTTTTGGGGAAATCTTCCAAAGAAATATTTAACAATTCAAAGTACAAACCAAAGAAATAA
- the gldC gene encoding gliding motility protein GldC translates to MAKKMTSEIKIAVTVDENNVPEAINWTAKDGGIENEDSKAVMLSVWDHKAQESLRIDLWTKDMPVDEMKVFYHQTLVSMARTFQRATNDEKMSATMLDFCDYFAEKLEIVKK, encoded by the coding sequence ATGGCGAAAAAAATGACGTCCGAAATAAAAATTGCAGTGACCGTTGATGAAAATAATGTTCCAGAAGCTATCAATTGGACCGCAAAAGATGGTGGTATCGAAAATGAAGATTCCAAAGCAGTAATGTTATCTGTTTGGGATCATAAAGCGCAAGAAAGTTTACGAATCGACTTGTGGACGAAAGACATGCCTGTGGACGAAATGAAAGTGTTTTATCACCAAACCTTAGTGTCGATGGCACGCACATTTCAACGTGCAACCAACGACGAAAAAATGAGCGCAACCATGCTGGATTTCTGTGATTACTTTGCGGAGAAATTAGAGATTGTAAAGAAATAG
- a CDS encoding DUF5995 family protein, with the protein MQATTIDEVISFLDQIIQETKEKPSTMGYFAALYHKVTCKVKEGIANDFFDDNPRMERLDVIFANRYLQAYSEFKSGAKPTESWQIAFEKADSYWLLVLQHLLLGMNAHINLDLGIAAAEVMKGKDINDLEDDFNKINVILSELVNDVQKELSLIWTFLAKIIKVTEKFDMILIDFSMKLARDGAWKYAKLLASSPETDWSQLIQERDAKVVKKANIVINPGFLIRFLFKIIRIEETGNIRSRIEILEKD; encoded by the coding sequence ATGCAAGCAACTACGATTGACGAAGTGATTTCGTTTTTAGACCAAATTATTCAAGAAACTAAAGAAAAACCTAGTACAATGGGCTATTTCGCGGCTTTGTATCATAAAGTAACTTGCAAAGTGAAAGAAGGTATTGCGAATGATTTTTTTGATGACAATCCGCGTATGGAAAGGTTGGATGTTATTTTTGCGAATCGTTATTTACAAGCGTATTCAGAATTTAAAAGCGGCGCAAAACCAACGGAATCATGGCAAATTGCCTTTGAAAAAGCAGATAGTTATTGGTTGCTAGTGTTGCAACATTTATTATTAGGAATGAACGCACATATCAATTTGGATTTAGGAATCGCTGCTGCGGAAGTGATGAAAGGAAAAGACATTAACGATTTGGAAGATGATTTTAATAAGATTAATGTCATTTTGAGTGAATTGGTCAACGATGTGCAAAAAGAATTGTCATTGATATGGACGTTTTTAGCTAAAATCATTAAAGTCACAGAAAAGTTTGATATGATTCTGATTGATTTCAGCATGAAACTTGCCAGAGATGGCGCTTGGAAATACGCAAAATTACTCGCGAGTTCGCCAGAAACCGATTGGTCACAACTGATTCAAGAACGCGATGCAAAAGTGGTTAAAAAAGCTAATATTGTTATCAATCCTGGGTTTTTGATTCGCTTCTTGTTTAAGATTATTAGAATCGAAGAAACAGGGAATATTAGATCGAGAATTGAGATTTTGGAGAAAGATTGA
- a CDS encoding GTPase, with amino-acid sequence MNILCIYNAKSGKLNGILDIAHKIISPKSYPCNLCAMTHDTFSENDLWKEFKKNTSLSLEFLHSDEFEQQFSQEKFRYPIILLKNDQKVTEWISKETIEKNRNNNGVD; translated from the coding sequence ATGAACATCTTATGTATCTACAACGCAAAGTCAGGGAAACTCAATGGTATACTTGATATAGCGCACAAAATCATCAGTCCGAAAAGCTATCCATGTAACTTATGTGCGATGACGCATGATACTTTTTCGGAAAATGATTTATGGAAGGAATTTAAAAAGAATACTTCGCTTTCGCTAGAATTTTTACACAGCGACGAATTTGAACAGCAATTTTCTCAAGAAAAGTTTCGCTATCCAATCATTCTATTGAAAAATGATCAAAAAGTAACAGAATGGATTTCGAAAGAAACCATAGAAAAAAATAGAAACAACAACGGAGTTGATTGA
- the yihA gene encoding ribosome biogenesis GTP-binding protein YihA/YsxC — translation MKIKSAEFVMSNSDVAKCPKNPIPEYAFIGRSNVGKSSLINMLTQRKSLAKTSGRPGKTQLINHFKINDEWFLVDLPGYGYARVSKSSKKVFQKFITEYFRKRTQLVCGFVLVDIRHDPQNIDLEFMQWLGENQIPFCIIFTKADKLRPSQIDTHVEKYKAKLLEDVWEEVPQYFVTSSSKAIGREEVLDFIGQINQDLKNS, via the coding sequence ATGAAGATTAAATCTGCCGAATTCGTAATGAGCAATTCGGACGTTGCCAAATGTCCAAAAAACCCAATTCCAGAGTATGCGTTTATTGGTCGCTCGAATGTTGGAAAATCTTCATTGATCAATATGTTGACGCAGCGTAAAAGTTTGGCAAAGACTTCGGGAAGACCTGGAAAAACACAATTGATCAATCATTTTAAGATTAATGACGAGTGGTTTTTGGTCGATTTACCTGGTTATGGATACGCACGTGTTTCTAAAAGCTCGAAGAAAGTTTTTCAAAAGTTTATTACCGAATATTTTAGAAAACGCACCCAATTGGTTTGTGGATTTGTGTTGGTGGATATTCGTCACGATCCGCAAAATATAGATTTGGAATTTATGCAATGGTTGGGCGAAAATCAGATTCCGTTTTGCATTATTTTCACCAAAGCTGATAAGTTGCGCCCGTCGCAGATTGACACACACGTTGAGAAGTACAAAGCTAAGTTATTGGAAGATGTTTGGGAAGAAGTACCACAGTATTTTGTGACATCCTCTTCGAAAGCGATTGGTCGTGAGGAAGTCTTGGATTTCATCGGACAAATCAATCAGGATTTGAAAAATTCGTAG
- a CDS encoding alpha/beta fold hydrolase, translating into MKESFKKEGKFNYLELGEGTPIVILHGLMGGLSNFEAVTENFSAKGYKVLIPELPIYTKPLLKTTVKNFAKYVKEFILHKELDKVILLGNSLGGHIGLLTTKLYPELVKGLVITGSSGLYESAMGDGYPKRGDYEFIKKKSEDVFYDPAVATKEIVDEVFATVNDRSKLVKTLAIAKSAIRHNMGKDLPKMNVPTGIIWGKNDTVTPPKVAEEFHELLPDSDLYWIDKCGHAPMMEHPEEFNTCLQDWLTKRNF; encoded by the coding sequence ATGAAAGAAAGCTTTAAAAAGGAAGGGAAATTTAATTATCTCGAATTAGGAGAAGGTACACCGATCGTTATTTTGCATGGATTGATGGGTGGTTTGAGTAATTTTGAAGCCGTTACCGAGAATTTTTCAGCAAAAGGTTACAAGGTTTTAATTCCAGAATTACCTATTTACACAAAGCCACTTTTGAAGACAACCGTAAAGAATTTTGCGAAGTATGTCAAAGAGTTTATTTTACATAAAGAACTCGATAAAGTAATTTTACTCGGCAATTCACTTGGCGGACATATTGGCTTGTTAACTACAAAATTGTATCCTGAATTGGTCAAAGGTTTGGTGATTACAGGAAGTTCTGGCTTGTATGAAAGTGCCATGGGTGATGGATACCCAAAACGTGGCGATTATGAGTTTATTAAAAAGAAAAGCGAAGATGTTTTTTACGATCCAGCGGTTGCAACCAAAGAGATTGTAGATGAAGTGTTTGCTACAGTAAATGACCGTAGTAAGTTGGTAAAAACCTTGGCGATTGCAAAAAGTGCGATTCGTCATAATATGGGAAAAGATTTGCCAAAAATGAATGTTCCTACGGGAATTATTTGGGGAAAGAATGATACCGTAACACCTCCAAAAGTAGCAGAAGAGTTTCACGAATTGTTACCAGATTCTGACTTGTATTGGATTGATAAATGTGGGCACGCGCCTATGATGGAACATCCAGAGGAATTTAATACATGTCTGCAAGATTGGCTGACCAAGCGTAATTTTTAA
- the mraZ gene encoding division/cell wall cluster transcriptional repressor MraZ has protein sequence MINLIGTYECKVDAKGRMLVPAGLKKQLSPILEQGFVIKEGLFGSCLELHPMSEWDSVTQKLNKLNRFKKKNVDFIRRFNKGVRMVDIDAAGRLLIPKDLVVFAGIKKEIVLSSAINIIEIWDKDQYNAATDDTDIDIGDLAEDVMGNDDGDGIS, from the coding sequence GTGATAAATCTAATCGGAACATACGAATGTAAAGTTGACGCCAAAGGGCGAATGCTGGTTCCTGCGGGTTTAAAAAAGCAGTTGTCTCCAATTTTAGAACAAGGTTTTGTCATCAAAGAAGGGTTGTTCGGTTCCTGTTTAGAATTGCATCCGATGAGCGAATGGGATTCCGTGACACAAAAACTAAACAAATTGAACCGTTTTAAAAAGAAAAATGTCGATTTCATTCGAAGATTTAACAAAGGTGTTCGCATGGTAGATATTGACGCCGCAGGAAGATTGCTGATTCCGAAAGACTTAGTGGTTTTTGCAGGCATCAAAAAAGAAATCGTATTGTCGTCCGCAATCAACATTATAGAAATTTGGGATAAAGATCAATACAATGCAGCAACAGACGATACCGATATTGACATAGGAGATTTGGCTGAAGATGTAATGGGAAATGACGACGGCGATGGAATATCATAA
- the rsmH gene encoding 16S rRNA (cytosine(1402)-N(4))-methyltransferase RsmH, which produces MEYHNPVLLKETVDGLNIKEDGVYVDVTFGGGGHSKEILNRLGEHGKLYAFDQDQDALDNAIDDPRFTLINQNFRHLKKFLRFYGVRKVDGILGDFGVSSHQFDVAERGFSLRFTADLDMRMDQESELSADHVVNEYDENDLRSILFLYGEVRNAKAIAAQIVSARAEAPIRTTEALREALQRFLPKHREHKVLAQIYQAIRIEVNQEIEVLKEFLVQTQEILEKGGRLSLISYHSLEDRLVKRFIRNGLFEGEPEKDFYGRVEVPFKKVGKLIVPSQEEIKTNNRARSAKLRIAERL; this is translated from the coding sequence ATGGAATATCATAATCCTGTATTGCTGAAAGAAACGGTTGACGGACTCAACATCAAAGAAGATGGTGTCTATGTGGATGTCACTTTTGGTGGAGGCGGACATTCGAAAGAAATTTTGAATCGCTTAGGAGAACATGGAAAACTATATGCATTCGATCAAGATCAAGATGCGCTTGACAATGCAATTGACGATCCGCGATTTACGCTGATCAATCAAAATTTTAGACATCTTAAAAAGTTCTTACGCTTTTATGGAGTGCGAAAAGTAGATGGAATTCTGGGTGATTTTGGCGTGTCATCACATCAGTTTGACGTGGCAGAACGCGGTTTTTCATTGCGCTTTACAGCAGATTTAGACATGCGCATGGATCAAGAAAGTGAACTTTCAGCGGATCACGTTGTAAATGAATATGATGAAAATGACCTGCGATCAATCCTGTTTTTATATGGTGAAGTGCGAAATGCCAAAGCAATTGCTGCGCAGATCGTTTCCGCAAGAGCGGAAGCACCAATTCGTACAACAGAAGCCTTGCGAGAAGCCTTGCAGCGATTTTTGCCAAAACACCGAGAACACAAAGTGCTGGCGCAAATCTATCAGGCAATTCGCATTGAAGTGAATCAAGAAATAGAAGTCTTAAAGGAGTTTCTAGTGCAAACGCAAGAAATTTTAGAAAAAGGCGGACGATTAAGCTTGATCAGTTACCATTCACTCGAAGATCGTTTGGTAAAACGATTTATCCGAAATGGACTCTTTGAAGGCGAACCAGAAAAAGATTTTTATGGTAGAGTAGAAGTGCCTTTTAAAAAAGTGGGGAAATTAATTGTTCCATCACAAGAAGAAATAAAAACAAACAACAGAGCGCGCAGCGCAAAACTAAGAATAGCAGAACGTCTGTAA
- a CDS encoding FtsL-like putative cell division protein: MKKQSIYDILKGKFLIKDDAIKNWRFILFASFLALIMIASSHWADEKVHKIARLNDQVKELKSEFVETRTTLQQLKLESYITEKVAKSGLAPSENPPKKIRVTSQQ; the protein is encoded by the coding sequence ATGAAGAAACAAAGTATATATGACATACTCAAAGGGAAGTTTCTCATTAAAGATGATGCGATCAAAAATTGGCGCTTCATTCTTTTTGCTTCCTTTTTAGCGTTGATTATGATTGCAAGTTCGCATTGGGCAGATGAAAAAGTACACAAAATTGCAAGGCTGAACGATCAAGTAAAAGAACTGAAAAGTGAATTTGTAGAAACGCGGACGACCTTGCAACAACTAAAACTAGAATCGTATATCACAGAAAAAGTTGCCAAAAGCGGATTGGCACCATCAGAAAATCCGCCAAAAAAAATTAGAGTAACGTCACAACAATAA
- a CDS encoding penicillin-binding protein: protein MPVTEKNILNRLYFIAGGMFLFAIAVVVKLVNVQFVEGDKYKTLAEEHTLRKAIIEPSRGNVYADDGSLLATSVSKYDIYFDTKTVNKTVFTDNVKALADSLAKLVGNSSAHHESRLTKARANKAQFYSIAKNLSYAEYIRIRQFPIFKRGANRGGFIDKVKTVREYPIGKIARRTVGHERKDKNGNYTKVGLEGAFGKYLRGKEGSRLEQKIAKGQWKPLSNGNELEPQDGFDIISTVNVNIQDIAHHALLEQLEKYKADHGCVVVMEVATGEIKAISNLGRNSKGNYTERLNYAVGEAHEPGSTFKLMAIVAALEDKVIDSDYLVDTENGRIIFYGETVEDSNRRGYGTITASKAFEVSSNVGVVKIIDNFYGKNPKKFVDRLYNMNLHEPLGLPITGEGKPKIPHPNDKDWSGISLQWMAYGYGVLLTPLQTLTFYNAIANDGEMVRPRFVKAVRENWYTSEKMFDKEVINPSICSKETVEKVTKMMQNVVEKEHGTGNGLYSPNFSMAGKTGTCQKNYAVKEEREYISTFSGFFPVENPKYSCIVVIHEPDQKIGYYGADVSGPVFKKIAHKIYRDTPIFDEVENIAQVDKIVEEHYKAYQEKAIKYKTIVPNVVGMPAMDAIPLLENLGLRVEINGNGKVTKQSLEAGKKIGTEKRIVLELS from the coding sequence ATGCCAGTAACCGAAAAAAACATATTAAACCGTTTATATTTTATCGCAGGAGGTATGTTTCTCTTCGCGATTGCGGTGGTGGTAAAGTTGGTCAATGTGCAATTTGTAGAAGGTGACAAGTACAAAACTCTTGCGGAAGAACACACGCTGCGCAAAGCGATCATTGAACCAAGTCGCGGCAATGTTTATGCAGATGACGGAAGCTTACTCGCAACGTCTGTATCTAAATACGATATTTATTTTGACACAAAAACCGTCAACAAAACGGTATTTACCGACAATGTAAAAGCATTGGCAGATTCATTGGCAAAATTAGTAGGCAACTCATCTGCACATCACGAAAGCAGATTAACCAAAGCGCGTGCCAACAAAGCACAATTCTACTCCATCGCTAAAAATTTAAGCTATGCAGAATACATTCGCATCCGACAATTTCCAATCTTCAAACGTGGCGCAAATAGAGGGGGATTTATTGATAAAGTAAAAACTGTACGCGAATATCCCATCGGAAAAATTGCACGTCGTACAGTTGGTCACGAACGCAAAGACAAAAATGGAAACTATACAAAAGTAGGTTTAGAAGGTGCTTTTGGGAAATACTTGCGTGGAAAAGAAGGAAGTCGCTTGGAACAAAAAATTGCCAAAGGACAATGGAAACCACTTTCTAACGGGAACGAACTAGAGCCGCAAGATGGTTTTGATATCATCTCTACCGTAAACGTAAACATTCAAGACATTGCGCATCATGCCCTGTTGGAACAATTGGAAAAATACAAAGCCGATCACGGTTGTGTGGTGGTGATGGAAGTGGCAACAGGAGAAATAAAAGCCATTTCAAACTTAGGAAGAAACAGCAAAGGAAACTATACGGAACGACTTAATTATGCGGTTGGAGAAGCACACGAACCAGGTTCTACATTCAAATTGATGGCAATCGTAGCAGCGTTGGAAGACAAAGTCATTGATAGTGATTATTTGGTGGATACCGAAAATGGACGCATCATATTTTACGGCGAAACTGTAGAAGATTCCAACCGACGCGGATATGGAACTATCACAGCTTCCAAAGCATTTGAAGTGTCTTCGAATGTCGGAGTTGTAAAAATCATTGATAATTTTTACGGAAAAAACCCAAAGAAATTTGTGGACAGATTGTACAATATGAATCTTCACGAACCATTGGGACTGCCAATTACAGGAGAAGGCAAGCCGAAAATTCCGCATCCGAACGATAAAGATTGGAGTGGAATTTCTTTACAGTGGATGGCGTACGGATATGGAGTATTACTTACACCATTACAAACGCTCACATTCTACAACGCCATTGCAAATGATGGAGAAATGGTGCGACCGCGATTTGTAAAAGCAGTTCGTGAAAACTGGTATACGAGTGAAAAAATGTTTGATAAAGAAGTTATCAATCCATCTATATGTTCTAAAGAAACTGTTGAAAAAGTTACAAAGATGATGCAAAACGTGGTAGAAAAAGAACACGGAACAGGAAACGGATTGTATTCACCAAACTTTTCTATGGCAGGAAAAACAGGAACCTGTCAAAAAAACTATGCGGTTAAAGAAGAGCGAGAATACATTTCAACCTTCTCAGGATTCTTCCCTGTGGAAAATCCAAAATATTCATGCATAGTAGTCATTCATGAGCCAGATCAAAAAATTGGCTACTACGGCGCAGATGTGTCTGGACCTGTATTCAAAAAAATAGCACATAAAATATATAGAGATACGCCGATATTTGATGAAGTAGAAAACATTGCACAAGTAGATAAAATCGTTGAAGAACATTACAAAGCGTATCAAGAAAAAGCAATAAAATACAAAACCATCGTGCCAAACGTAGTAGGAATGCCAGCAATGGACGCCATTCCGCTATTGGAAAACTTAGGACTGCGTGTAGAAATTAATGGAAACGGAAAAGTGACCAAACAATCGCTAGAAGCAGGTAAAAAAATAGGAACAGAAAAACGAATTGTACTAGAACTATCGTGA
- a CDS encoding UDP-N-acetylmuramoyl-L-alanyl-D-glutamate--2,6-diaminopimelate ligase: MKILKDILYKVHIEAVTGDTNIAVRELVFDSRKVQLNDVFIAIKGYEFDGHSYIDSAIKSGAIAIICDMIPEKIVNGVTYIQVDNGSSALAIMAANFYGNPSGNLKLIGVTGTNGKTTVATLLYQLFKKAGYKVGLLSTVRIMVNDTEYKATHTTPDSLTINRYLEKMNHEGVEYCFMEVSSHGIHQKRTAGLEFQGGIFTNLSHDHLDYHDTFAAYRDVKKKFFDELPKDAFCLVNIDDKNGLVMMQNTQAKKYTYALKTYADYRSQVLENSLAGLLLKINDNEVWTKLIGSFNAYNLLSIYATAELLGLEEMEILRLISELENVSGRFEYFITKNKITVIVDYAHTPDALKNVLETVNDIRTGNEQLITVVGCGGDRDVTKRPKMGHIASSLSTKAIFTSDNPRSEDPISIIEAIEKGVEPQNYKKTLSITNRKQAIKTACQMASENDIILIAGKGHETYQEVKGKRTDFDDYKIAKEILDDLSQ, encoded by the coding sequence GTGAAAATACTAAAAGACATATTATATAAAGTACATATCGAAGCAGTGACTGGCGATACAAATATTGCTGTGCGCGAACTGGTTTTTGATTCACGAAAAGTACAATTGAACGATGTGTTTATCGCCATCAAAGGATATGAATTTGATGGACATAGTTATATAGATTCCGCAATTAAATCTGGAGCAATCGCGATTATTTGCGACATGATTCCAGAAAAAATTGTTAATGGAGTTACCTATATCCAAGTAGACAACGGAAGCAGCGCGTTGGCAATTATGGCAGCTAACTTTTACGGAAATCCTTCTGGGAATTTAAAATTGATCGGTGTTACAGGAACCAACGGAAAAACGACAGTTGCCACCTTATTATATCAACTCTTTAAAAAAGCAGGCTATAAAGTCGGATTGTTATCCACAGTACGAATTATGGTAAACGATACCGAATACAAAGCGACACATACAACCCCAGATTCGTTAACGATCAACAGGTATTTGGAAAAGATGAATCATGAAGGTGTGGAATACTGTTTTATGGAAGTTTCTTCACACGGAATTCACCAAAAAAGAACGGCTGGATTGGAATTTCAAGGTGGAATCTTTACGAATCTATCACATGATCATTTAGACTATCACGATACGTTTGCAGCATACAGAGATGTCAAAAAGAAATTCTTTGACGAATTGCCGAAAGATGCATTCTGTTTGGTGAATATTGATGATAAAAATGGCTTAGTAATGATGCAAAACACACAAGCCAAAAAATACACCTACGCACTCAAAACCTATGCTGATTATCGTTCGCAAGTATTGGAAAACAGCTTGGCAGGATTACTGCTAAAAATAAACGACAACGAAGTTTGGACGAAGCTTATAGGAAGTTTCAACGCGTATAACTTATTGTCTATTTACGCTACGGCGGAATTATTAGGCTTGGAAGAAATGGAAATCTTACGATTGATCAGTGAACTGGAAAACGTAAGTGGACGCTTTGAATATTTCATCACCAAAAATAAAATTACAGTCATAGTAGATTATGCGCATACGCCAGATGCATTAAAAAATGTATTGGAAACGGTGAACGACATCCGTACAGGAAACGAGCAACTGATTACGGTTGTGGGTTGTGGCGGCGATCGTGATGTGACGAAGCGACCGAAAATGGGACACATCGCGTCAAGCCTAAGCACCAAAGCAATCTTTACGTCCGACAATCCGCGAAGTGAAGATCCGATCAGCATCATTGAAGCCATTGAAAAAGGTGTAGAACCGCAAAACTATAAAAAAACACTTTCGATTACCAATCGGAAGCAAGCCATAAAAACAGCGTGTCAAATGGCAAGTGAAAACGATATCATTCTCATTGCAGGGAAAGGACATGAAACCTATCAAGAAGTCAAGGGAAAACGAACCGATTTCGACGATTACAAAATAGCCAAAGAAATACTAGACGATTTAAGTCAATAA